Proteins encoded in a region of the Streptomyces akebiae genome:
- a CDS encoding winged helix-turn-helix domain-containing protein, which translates to MAEDQEWRPDPASRIYVYVQIAEHIAEQIRAGSLPVGARLASEPDLAAHYGVGINTLRRAIRELRERGIADTVPAKGTFIIEMPESTTDGSETNGTAD; encoded by the coding sequence ATGGCTGAAGACCAGGAGTGGCGTCCCGATCCCGCGTCCCGGATCTATGTGTACGTACAGATCGCTGAGCACATCGCCGAGCAGATTCGCGCGGGAAGCCTGCCGGTAGGCGCGCGTCTGGCCTCGGAGCCCGATCTCGCAGCCCACTACGGCGTCGGAATCAACACCCTCCGACGCGCGATCCGGGAGCTGCGGGAGCGAGGCATCGCCGACACTGTGCCCGCGAAGGGAACGTTCATCATCGAGATGCCCGAGTCCACCACTGACGGCTCGGAGACGAACGGGACCGCTGACTAG
- a CDS encoding dihydrofolate reductase family protein codes for MPQPYVLLSAAVSLDGFLDDTGPERLLLSGPADFDRVDEVRAASDAILIGAGTLRTDNPRLLVNSPERRAARVAAGLPEYPLKVTVSASGELDPAARFWHTGGEKVVYTTDKGAERLHGLGLPTGPQGVAVVSVGPELEWTAVLDHLGDVRGIRHLMVEGGGRVHTQLLQQGLADEVQLAVAPLFVGEADAPRLFGTGAYPGGPKSRLRLLETRPVGDVVLIRYAPTVPGTGPAVSPADRHWLDLACTLAAACPPSRTAFSVGAVVVAADGTELARGHSREGDDPVVHAEEAALAKLDPTDPRLASATVYSSLEPCAHRASRPAPCARLVLDAGVRRVVTAWREPDTFVEDAAAGNAVLSAEGAEVVVVPEYEERAKAPNRHLLG; via the coding sequence ATGCCCCAGCCCTACGTCCTGTTGTCCGCCGCCGTCTCCCTCGACGGCTTCCTGGACGACACCGGACCCGAGCGGCTGCTGCTCTCCGGACCGGCCGACTTCGACCGGGTCGACGAGGTGCGCGCGGCCAGCGACGCCATCCTGATCGGCGCCGGCACCCTGCGCACCGACAACCCCCGGCTGCTGGTCAACTCCCCCGAGCGGCGTGCGGCCCGGGTCGCCGCCGGGCTCCCCGAGTACCCGCTCAAGGTCACGGTCAGCGCGTCCGGCGAACTCGACCCGGCGGCCCGGTTCTGGCACACCGGCGGCGAGAAGGTCGTGTACACGACCGACAAGGGCGCGGAACGGCTGCACGGGCTGGGCCTGCCGACAGGACCGCAGGGCGTGGCCGTGGTCTCCGTCGGCCCCGAGCTGGAGTGGACGGCCGTCCTCGACCACCTCGGAGACGTGCGCGGCATCCGCCACCTCATGGTGGAAGGCGGCGGCCGGGTCCACACCCAGCTCCTCCAGCAGGGCCTCGCGGACGAGGTGCAGCTGGCCGTCGCACCGCTCTTCGTGGGCGAGGCGGACGCGCCCCGGCTGTTCGGGACGGGTGCCTACCCCGGCGGGCCGAAGAGCCGGCTGCGGCTGCTGGAGACCCGGCCGGTCGGCGACGTCGTCCTCATCCGCTACGCCCCCACGGTCCCCGGCACGGGCCCGGCCGTCTCCCCCGCCGACCGGCACTGGCTCGACCTCGCCTGCACCCTGGCCGCCGCGTGCCCGCCCTCGCGGACCGCGTTCAGCGTGGGGGCCGTCGTGGTCGCGGCGGACGGTACGGAACTGGCCCGCGGCCACTCCCGCGAGGGCGACGACCCCGTGGTCCACGCCGAGGAGGCCGCCCTCGCCAAGCTCGACCCCACCGACCCGCGCCTCGCCTCCGCCACGGTCTACAGCAGCCTCGAACCGTGCGCCCACCGCGCCTCCCGGCCCGCGCCCTGCGCCCGGCTCGTCCTCGACGCGGGCGTCCGCCGCGTCGTCACGGCCTGGCGCGAGCCGGACACGTTCGTCGAGGACGCGGCGGCGGGCAACGCGGTGCTGTCGGCGGAGGGCGCCGAAGTGGTGGTGGTGCCGGAGTACGAGGAGCGGGCGAAGGCACCCAACAGGCATCTGCTGGGCTGA
- a CDS encoding PP2C family protein-serine/threonine phosphatase, which yields MREPGGRRFSYARTLARALPVLLIAVGLFYDHFTPREFTAVPFFTAAPLVTAPLFTLYGTVIVGAVSVAGISAVRVYYEDSGHEDAITEIVTVATVAVLAVLINRLVRRSDARLATAREVAEAAQRAVLPVPQERIGGLEIAARYEAAQAGASIGGDLYAVQDSPHGVRLIVGDVRGKGLGAVSAVAVLIGAFREAAEQEATLEAVVQRLERALAREGTRREATRRDAAVEFEGFVTAVLAEFPHGAGHARIVNRGHPSPLMLHADGTLCTLDAPQPALPLGMDDLGTWPDRAEDTVFPPGATLLFYTDGLSEARDAHGVFYDPAARLAGRVFTAPRTLLTTLAEEVRRHTGDRTTDDMALLAVRRP from the coding sequence ATGCGGGAGCCGGGTGGGCGTCGGTTCTCGTACGCCCGTACGCTCGCCCGCGCCCTTCCCGTGCTGTTGATCGCCGTCGGGCTCTTCTACGACCACTTCACCCCGCGCGAGTTCACCGCGGTGCCCTTCTTCACCGCCGCGCCCCTGGTGACGGCCCCGCTCTTCACGCTGTACGGCACGGTGATCGTCGGCGCCGTGTCGGTGGCCGGCATCAGCGCCGTACGCGTCTATTACGAAGACTCCGGCCACGAGGACGCGATCACCGAGATCGTCACGGTCGCCACCGTCGCCGTACTGGCCGTCCTGATCAACCGCCTCGTCCGCCGCAGCGACGCCCGCCTCGCCACGGCCCGGGAGGTCGCCGAGGCCGCCCAGCGGGCCGTACTGCCGGTGCCGCAGGAGCGGATCGGCGGGCTGGAGATCGCCGCGCGGTACGAGGCCGCGCAGGCCGGGGCGTCGATCGGCGGCGATCTGTACGCGGTGCAGGACTCACCCCACGGCGTACGGCTGATCGTCGGCGACGTACGCGGCAAGGGGCTGGGGGCGGTGTCGGCGGTGGCGGTGCTGATCGGGGCGTTCCGGGAGGCGGCCGAGCAGGAGGCGACGCTCGAAGCGGTGGTCCAGCGGCTGGAACGGGCGCTGGCCCGGGAGGGGACGCGGCGGGAGGCCACGCGAAGGGACGCGGCGGTGGAGTTCGAGGGGTTCGTGACGGCCGTGCTCGCGGAGTTCCCGCACGGCGCGGGCCACGCCCGGATCGTCAACCGGGGCCACCCCTCCCCCCTGATGCTGCACGCCGACGGCACCCTGTGCACGCTGGACGCCCCGCAGCCCGCGCTGCCGCTCGGCATGGACGACCTGGGCACCTGGCCCGACCGCGCGGAGGACACCGTGTTCCCGCCCGGAGCCACGCTGCTCTTCTACACCGACGGCCTCTCCGAGGCGCGGGACGCGCACGGCGTCTTCTACGACCCGGCCGCACGCCTCGCCGGCCGTGTCTTCACCGCCCCGCGCACCCTGCTGACGACGCTCGCGGAGGAGGTGCGCCGACACACGGGTGACCGCACCACGGACGACATGGCCCTCCTGGCGGTCCGCCGCCCTTGA
- a CDS encoding DUF6247 family protein: MTAHAAEPTPAVPPMPERNPKALREAIAEHAPQLLADFDKHWKWAVADAYDISTVPAFMTRWWGEYAIARDPKLDAHMRDLHHRASGSTDIAEAKALLEEASHIRYQVRRLEPGQ; the protein is encoded by the coding sequence ATGACCGCCCACGCCGCCGAACCGACACCGGCCGTCCCGCCGATGCCCGAACGGAACCCGAAGGCACTGCGCGAGGCTATCGCCGAGCATGCCCCGCAGCTCCTCGCCGACTTCGACAAGCACTGGAAGTGGGCTGTCGCCGACGCCTACGACATCAGCACGGTGCCCGCGTTCATGACCCGTTGGTGGGGGGAGTACGCCATCGCCCGCGATCCGAAGCTGGACGCCCACATGAGGGACCTCCATCACCGCGCCTCGGGGTCCACTGACATCGCCGAGGCCAAGGCGCTCCTCGAAGAGGCATCCCATATCCGCTACCAGGTGAGGCGGCTGGAGCCCGGCCAGTGA
- a CDS encoding chloride channel protein — MSVERTGSGAGSPPDPVALLRSRAYLVLLAIVALVGVPVSAAAFGFLVLVGEAQPLIYSDLPEALGFDGTPAWWPLPLLAVGGLLVGLTVRYLPGHGGHEPSAGFQPAGAPPPVELPGIFLAALATLCFAAVLGPEAPLLALGSGLAAGAVRLVRRDPPEQMRAVLGAAGSFAAVSSLLGSPLLGAFLLMEASGLGGPMMTMVLVPGLLAAGVGALVFVGLGSWSGLGTYSLALHDVPEATRPTAAEFGWALVIGLSAALVGVGIRWLAVRLRERVERRRVPATVVMGLVVAGLAIGYAESTDKQATDVLYSGQTALDPFLTHSAAYSVGALALLVLCKGLAYCVSLSAFRGGPIFPAMFVGAAGGILCSHLPGLSLVAGFAMGIGAMSAAMLRLPLVSVLLATLLIGAQGVTVMPLVIVAVVVSYVSTARLTPSRDPATASSPPAPGRGQS, encoded by the coding sequence ATGTCGGTGGAGAGGACCGGATCCGGGGCCGGGTCGCCGCCGGATCCGGTGGCGCTTCTCCGGAGCCGTGCGTACCTGGTGCTTCTGGCGATTGTCGCGCTGGTCGGCGTGCCCGTGTCCGCGGCGGCGTTCGGGTTTCTCGTCCTGGTCGGCGAGGCCCAGCCCTTGATCTACTCGGATCTGCCCGAAGCACTGGGGTTCGACGGAACGCCGGCCTGGTGGCCGCTGCCGTTGCTCGCCGTCGGCGGACTGCTGGTGGGGCTGACGGTCCGGTACCTGCCGGGGCACGGCGGACATGAACCGAGCGCCGGGTTCCAGCCGGCCGGTGCGCCCCCGCCCGTCGAACTGCCCGGGATCTTCCTGGCCGCTCTGGCGACGCTCTGTTTCGCCGCCGTCCTCGGGCCCGAGGCACCCCTCCTGGCACTCGGCAGCGGGCTCGCCGCCGGTGCCGTACGGCTGGTCAGACGCGACCCGCCGGAGCAGATGCGCGCGGTGCTGGGCGCGGCCGGGAGTTTCGCGGCCGTCAGCTCGCTGCTGGGGTCGCCGCTGCTGGGGGCGTTCCTCCTGATGGAGGCCTCCGGGCTGGGCGGGCCGATGATGACGATGGTGCTGGTGCCCGGACTGCTGGCCGCGGGGGTCGGCGCGCTCGTCTTCGTCGGGCTGGGCTCCTGGAGCGGGCTGGGCACCTACTCGCTGGCCCTGCACGACGTACCCGAAGCGACGCGCCCGACAGCGGCGGAGTTCGGCTGGGCGCTGGTCATCGGGCTGTCGGCCGCGCTCGTGGGTGTGGGCATCCGGTGGCTCGCCGTGCGGCTCCGCGAGCGCGTCGAGCGGCGACGGGTGCCTGCCACCGTGGTCATGGGCCTGGTCGTGGCGGGACTCGCGATCGGCTACGCGGAGAGCACGGACAAACAGGCGACCGACGTGCTGTATTCGGGGCAGACGGCGCTGGACCCCTTCCTCACCCACAGCGCCGCGTACTCGGTGGGCGCGCTGGCTCTGCTGGTGCTGTGCAAGGGCCTCGCCTATTGCGTGTCGCTCAGCGCTTTCAGGGGAGGCCCGATCTTCCCCGCGATGTTCGTGGGGGCGGCGGGCGGCATCCTCTGCTCCCATCTGCCGGGGCTGAGCCTGGTCGCGGGGTTCGCGATGGGCATCGGGGCGATGAGCGCCGCGATGCTGCGGCTCCCGCTGGTCTCCGTCCTGCTGGCCACCCTGCTGATCGGGGCTCAGGGGGTCACCGTCATGCCGCTGGTGATCGTGGCGGTGGTGGTGTCGTACGTCTCCACGGCGAGACTCACGCCGTCGCGCGATCCGGCGACGGCATCATCGCCTCCGGCACCGGGACGAGGGCAGTCCTGA
- the cyaB gene encoding class IV adenylate cyclase, giving the protein MIEAELKARVRVPEVVARALDELGEGRSESYRDTYYDLPDGSLRARDEELRLRFVADHGTGDRRTLLTFKGAAVDEASGSKPEYETRVEDSQNAHAILEHLGYVPAIVFEKRCRSHAFEAYGRQLLATLVRVPELDGTFLEVETLVQEEAEVVAALDDIRAVLADLGIAPEDLTRELYTEAVAAARRTQP; this is encoded by the coding sequence GTGATCGAGGCGGAGTTGAAGGCCCGTGTCCGTGTGCCGGAGGTGGTCGCGCGGGCGCTCGACGAGTTGGGGGAGGGCAGGTCCGAGTCCTACCGGGACACGTACTACGACCTGCCCGACGGCAGTCTGCGGGCGCGGGACGAGGAGTTGCGGCTGCGGTTCGTGGCCGACCACGGCACGGGGGACCGGCGCACGCTGCTCACGTTCAAGGGGGCCGCCGTGGACGAGGCGTCCGGTTCGAAGCCCGAGTACGAGACGCGGGTGGAGGACTCGCAGAACGCGCACGCCATCCTGGAGCACCTCGGCTACGTACCGGCGATCGTGTTCGAGAAGCGGTGCCGTAGCCATGCCTTCGAGGCGTACGGGCGACAGCTGCTCGCCACCCTCGTACGGGTCCCCGAGTTGGACGGCACGTTCCTGGAGGTCGAGACCCTGGTCCAGGAGGAGGCCGAGGTTGTCGCGGCCCTCGACGACATCCGCGCCGTGCTCGCCGACCTCGGTATCGCCCCGGAGGACCTCACCCGCGAGCTCTACACCGAGGCGGTGGCGGCAGCCCGCCGTACCCAGCCCTAG
- a CDS encoding M56 family metallopeptidase — MTDSPSTAASAAVGADLDRRVVAAGTHLRFALLVVLIATASINLMSLSVPQQADVKWLWTVVGTVAVFGAAGLLFWLAPAWKRRRAGLVEIGDPDLLGELATLAQRAGVTPAPAFRLAPTAVTASASAFGHRRSRTVCLHAGLLVRRAQDREGFEFVVLHELAHIRNRDVGIAYATEALWRSVAVLVVLPYTLLALYPMPWDQSPAEALDVWRTHWSLGLRGLFHVAFLVALILLARGDVLRTRELYADIDAARWNGGVRRLPAPDSRSGEGRLRRVRDAWRAHPAWSERATSLLDPGPMFGVRVSTMFLSGVVTAQVALNLDLAIRDVTGSETSWSADLPEWTAAALVTGIAGVAVWRAVAYAVACGLRVPSGLRAGLALGLGLGVGELLTFRHAGTGWLPPAPQVLLLLAVGSAVLLWWAAQCAELWVTTSRGRSLVPSHLIGTAALLVVYGGWFTWWTSRGHLFTGGDFLARMDWDAVLGQVYPGTPPDQMPYLAVLKWQFYVPPVTSSTMVHVGGTVLWLFPLAVWARPQGLGPASWLRRARPLGPWPDLDGTVPAMRWLLTRVAAGGAFTVLVLLGTRMWLHRTRPPAGFRGGAWLTQVSAVSLLAVLAAVAVTTCVVFATTERHRLAMALAVGGSVLLAGLAAAFVFASADGCVPGAQAVVSNCFWESRPGWIMVHTILAPHGLGLGFYAVTVTTLLAAAVSRRPVRVPRRRWTRSYGHAYAQERAAKRWRRRLLPAAVCAGAGAAAIVVCRAVLAGLRPPKAQAMEGGQWLPDVMLWTAATLVTVATVVSIVVAMRARGAWWPVSAAGAGAVSLLTGLLTATTLTLAEGCVPGLATLWAGCDPRFGPVWQLTRLLLLPLLAALAVPAGALTVLIVLSLRALPLAPPEVRWRRRMLRSAYVVAACLAPVLLLSGQRELAAFADPSTAQGRQGERARQKAEQREQLRAWLDKGGLAALNAYASDYRALAEALTEHPPAEGYPHDVYRPVCAFWAADGARAALLPAPPFDAPEATDWASIAEHAQRGGGLCGDGLTLGSVPLTERGVRELATAADQYTALSVALYTFLYPGGKQEAN, encoded by the coding sequence GTGACCGACAGTCCCAGTACCGCCGCGTCGGCGGCCGTCGGCGCGGACCTGGACCGACGGGTGGTCGCCGCAGGTACGCATCTGCGGTTCGCCCTCCTCGTCGTCCTGATCGCGACAGCCTCCATCAATCTGATGTCCCTCAGCGTCCCGCAGCAGGCGGACGTGAAGTGGCTGTGGACGGTCGTCGGCACGGTCGCCGTGTTCGGCGCCGCCGGGCTGCTGTTCTGGCTGGCACCGGCCTGGAAGCGGCGCCGGGCCGGGCTTGTCGAGATCGGCGATCCCGACCTCCTCGGCGAACTCGCCACGTTGGCCCAGCGGGCCGGGGTCACCCCGGCTCCGGCCTTCCGGCTGGCTCCGACGGCCGTGACGGCCAGCGCGTCGGCGTTCGGGCACCGGCGCTCGCGCACCGTGTGCCTGCACGCGGGTCTGCTGGTCCGGCGGGCTCAGGACCGTGAGGGCTTTGAATTCGTCGTCCTGCACGAGCTGGCCCACATCCGCAACCGCGATGTCGGGATCGCCTACGCCACCGAGGCCCTGTGGCGTTCGGTCGCGGTCCTCGTGGTCCTGCCCTACACGCTGCTCGCCCTGTACCCGATGCCCTGGGACCAGTCGCCGGCCGAGGCCCTCGACGTGTGGCGGACCCATTGGTCGCTGGGGCTGCGCGGGCTGTTCCACGTAGCCTTCCTGGTCGCACTGATCCTGCTGGCCCGCGGAGACGTGCTGCGCACCCGCGAGCTGTACGCCGATATCGACGCCGCCCGCTGGAACGGTGGCGTCCGGCGGCTGCCCGCTCCCGACTCGCGGTCCGGCGAGGGACGGCTGCGGCGGGTGCGAGACGCGTGGCGTGCGCATCCGGCATGGTCGGAGCGGGCGACCTCGCTGCTGGATCCCGGGCCCATGTTCGGCGTCCGGGTCTCCACCATGTTCCTGTCCGGTGTGGTGACCGCCCAGGTTGCCCTCAACCTCGACCTGGCCATACGGGATGTGACGGGATCCGAGACGTCATGGTCCGCGGACTTGCCCGAGTGGACGGCTGCCGCGCTCGTCACCGGGATCGCCGGAGTCGCCGTGTGGCGGGCGGTGGCGTATGCGGTGGCCTGCGGGCTGCGGGTGCCGTCCGGGTTGCGAGCGGGGCTCGCGTTGGGACTGGGGCTGGGCGTCGGTGAACTGCTCACCTTCCGGCACGCGGGCACGGGCTGGCTACCGCCGGCGCCGCAGGTGCTCCTCCTCCTGGCCGTCGGGTCGGCCGTCCTGCTGTGGTGGGCCGCCCAGTGTGCCGAGCTGTGGGTGACGACGTCACGGGGCCGTTCCCTGGTGCCCAGCCATCTGATCGGAACGGCCGCGCTGCTCGTGGTCTACGGCGGCTGGTTCACCTGGTGGACGTCGCGCGGGCACCTCTTCACGGGCGGGGACTTCCTCGCCCGGATGGACTGGGACGCCGTGCTCGGCCAGGTGTACCCCGGCACGCCGCCGGACCAGATGCCCTATCTGGCCGTGCTCAAGTGGCAGTTCTATGTGCCGCCGGTCACGTCTTCGACGATGGTGCATGTCGGCGGGACCGTGCTGTGGCTGTTCCCGCTCGCCGTGTGGGCCCGCCCTCAGGGGCTCGGCCCGGCGTCGTGGCTGCGGCGGGCGCGACCGCTGGGGCCGTGGCCCGACCTCGACGGGACAGTGCCCGCGATGCGGTGGCTGCTGACCCGGGTGGCGGCGGGCGGCGCGTTCACCGTGCTGGTCCTGCTCGGAACCCGGATGTGGCTGCACCGTACGCGCCCGCCCGCCGGTTTCCGCGGCGGAGCCTGGCTCACCCAGGTTTCGGCGGTCAGCCTGCTCGCCGTCCTGGCGGCGGTGGCGGTCACGACGTGCGTGGTGTTCGCGACGACGGAACGGCACCGGCTGGCGATGGCCCTGGCGGTCGGTGGCTCGGTGCTGCTGGCCGGTCTGGCGGCGGCGTTCGTGTTCGCCTCCGCCGACGGCTGTGTGCCGGGCGCGCAAGCGGTGGTCTCGAACTGCTTCTGGGAGAGCCGGCCCGGATGGATCATGGTGCACACCATCCTCGCCCCGCACGGTCTCGGCCTCGGTTTCTACGCCGTGACGGTCACCACGCTGCTGGCGGCAGCGGTGAGCCGACGTCCGGTACGAGTCCCGCGGCGGCGGTGGACACGCTCGTACGGGCATGCGTACGCACAGGAAAGGGCGGCGAAGCGCTGGAGGCGTCGGCTCCTGCCCGCCGCTGTGTGCGCCGGGGCCGGAGCCGCTGCGATCGTGGTGTGCCGGGCGGTACTGGCGGGGCTCCGTCCGCCGAAGGCCCAGGCGATGGAAGGCGGTCAGTGGCTGCCGGATGTGATGCTGTGGACGGCGGCGACCCTGGTCACGGTGGCGACGGTCGTCTCGATCGTGGTGGCGATGCGCGCCCGTGGCGCGTGGTGGCCCGTGTCGGCTGCCGGCGCGGGGGCGGTGAGCCTGCTGACCGGACTGCTCACTGCGACGACGCTCACCCTGGCCGAAGGCTGCGTGCCCGGTCTGGCAACGCTGTGGGCCGGGTGCGACCCACGGTTCGGGCCGGTGTGGCAGCTGACCCGGCTTCTGCTGCTCCCTCTTCTCGCGGCCTTGGCGGTGCCTGCCGGGGCGTTGACGGTGCTGATCGTGCTCTCGCTGCGCGCGCTGCCGCTCGCCCCGCCCGAGGTCCGGTGGCGGCGCCGGATGCTGCGGTCGGCGTATGTGGTGGCGGCCTGTCTGGCCCCGGTGCTGCTGCTCAGCGGCCAGCGGGAACTGGCGGCGTTCGCGGACCCCTCGACCGCGCAGGGCCGACAGGGAGAGCGGGCTCGGCAGAAGGCGGAGCAGCGGGAGCAGTTACGGGCATGGCTCGACAAGGGCGGTCTGGCCGCGCTGAACGCCTATGCGAGCGACTACCGCGCCTTGGCGGAAGCGTTGACCGAACACCCGCCCGCGGAGGGGTACCCCCACGATGTGTACCGACCGGTGTGCGCCTTCTGGGCCGCGGACGGTGCCAGAGCCGCACTCCTTCCTGCCCCGCCGTTCGATGCCCCGGAGGCCACCGACTGGGCTTCCATCGCAGAGCACGCCCAGCGAGGCGGCGGGTTGTGCGGCGACGGCCTGACCCTGGGGTCCGTCCCCCTCACCGAGCGGGGTGTCCGTGAGCTGGCCACGGCGGCGGACCAGTACACCGCCCTGTCGGTGGCCCTCTACACCTTTCTCTATCCCGGAGGAAAGCAGGAGGCGAACTGA
- a CDS encoding GTP cyclohydrolase II, with the protein MPDFPAATPRARVRVPLRFQDGYGVDADMVTFHDLVDGREHLAVVLGDPAPGTAPLVRLHSECLTGDVFGSARCDCGPQLREAVERIADRGGVLLYLRQEGRGIGLYNKLDAYALQDQGLDTYEANAALGLPEDARDYTAAAQMLGALGIDELDLLSNNPDKAQQLRDLGVSVRDRVPTGVFTTAHNVRYLRAKVLQTQHTLPLHELTGGLTGLSAG; encoded by the coding sequence ATGCCCGACTTTCCCGCTGCCACCCCGCGTGCCCGCGTCCGGGTACCGCTGCGTTTCCAGGACGGCTACGGCGTCGACGCCGACATGGTCACCTTCCACGACCTCGTCGACGGCCGGGAGCACCTGGCGGTCGTCCTCGGCGACCCGGCCCCCGGCACGGCCCCGCTGGTCCGGCTGCACTCCGAGTGCCTGACCGGCGACGTGTTCGGCTCGGCCCGCTGCGACTGCGGCCCGCAGCTGCGCGAGGCGGTGGAGCGGATCGCCGACCGCGGCGGCGTCCTCCTCTACCTCCGCCAGGAGGGCCGGGGCATCGGCCTCTACAACAAGCTCGACGCGTACGCCCTCCAGGACCAGGGCCTCGACACCTACGAGGCGAACGCGGCGCTCGGACTGCCGGAGGACGCCCGGGACTACACGGCGGCGGCCCAGATGCTGGGGGCCCTCGGCATCGACGAGCTCGACCTGCTCTCCAACAACCCCGACAAGGCCCAGCAGTTGCGCGACCTCGGCGTGAGCGTCCGCGACCGCGTCCCCACGGGCGTCTTCACCACCGCCCACAACGTCCGCTACCTCCGCGCCAAGGTCCTCCAGACCCAGCACACCCTCCCCCTGCACGAGCTGACGGGCGGCCTGACGGGCCTCTCGGCGGGCTGA
- a CDS encoding M23 family metallopeptidase has product MASNRSATEAPFVPTQRDGESQTFGYGSYNSDNEGPWQEWNPGEDTLRPVRGRHRVAKKSGVLARGGLARSSTVLGVGVIAAVSGAGMASAQSGKAPVSISMPDMPNVGSVFEDEPDEPEPQGSSSPLSSAGLIAADTEQGTADAGEALRARIMAQAESQQDAFDKAAAEAAQTAAAEKAAEQAAKEKKEAEAKEAAAQKKAEEEAAAKKEAERLAALAKQFTLPTSSYTLTSTFGQAGPYWSSGYHTGLDFAAPTGTLIKAVHSGTITQAGYEGSYGYKTVLTLDDGTEIWYAHQSSIGVSVGQKVATGDVIGRVGATGNVTGAHLHMEVHPGGSSSGIDPAAWLRSKGLTP; this is encoded by the coding sequence GTGGCGTCGAACCGGTCCGCGACCGAAGCCCCGTTCGTGCCGACCCAACGCGACGGCGAGAGCCAGACGTTCGGCTACGGCAGCTACAACAGCGACAACGAGGGCCCCTGGCAGGAGTGGAATCCGGGCGAGGACACCCTGCGCCCCGTCCGCGGCCGGCATCGCGTCGCCAAGAAGAGCGGCGTACTCGCACGGGGCGGACTGGCCCGCAGCTCCACCGTTCTCGGCGTCGGTGTCATAGCCGCCGTCAGCGGTGCCGGGATGGCCAGCGCGCAGTCCGGCAAGGCCCCGGTCTCCATATCGATGCCCGACATGCCGAACGTCGGCTCGGTCTTCGAGGACGAGCCCGACGAGCCGGAGCCCCAGGGCTCCTCCTCCCCCCTCAGCAGCGCGGGTCTGATCGCCGCCGACACCGAGCAGGGCACCGCCGACGCCGGCGAGGCGCTGCGCGCCCGCATCATGGCGCAGGCCGAGTCCCAGCAGGACGCCTTCGACAAGGCCGCCGCCGAGGCCGCGCAGACCGCCGCCGCGGAGAAGGCCGCCGAGCAGGCGGCCAAGGAGAAGAAGGAAGCCGAGGCCAAGGAGGCGGCCGCCCAGAAGAAGGCGGAGGAGGAGGCCGCGGCCAAGAAGGAAGCCGAGCGCCTCGCCGCCCTGGCCAAGCAGTTCACCCTTCCCACCTCCTCGTACACCCTCACCTCCACCTTCGGTCAGGCCGGCCCGTACTGGTCCTCCGGCTACCACACCGGCCTCGACTTCGCGGCCCCCACCGGCACCCTCATCAAGGCCGTCCACAGCGGCACCATCACGCAGGCCGGCTACGAGGGCTCCTACGGCTACAAGACCGTCCTCACTCTCGATGACGGCACCGAGATCTGGTACGCCCACCAGTCCTCCATCGGCGTCAGCGTCGGCCAGAAGGTCGCCACCGGGGACGTCATCGGCCGCGTCGGTGCCACCGGCAACGTCACCGGCGCCCACCTCCACATGGAGGTCCACCCCGGCGGCTCCAGCAGCGGCATCGACCCGGCGGCCTGGCTCCGCAGCAAGGGCCTCACCCCGTAG
- a CDS encoding MarR family winged helix-turn-helix transcriptional regulator — translation MTTRWLTPDEQRAWRAYVAASSLLEDALDRQLQQEAGLPHLYYSVLSGLSEAPERRMRMTELAERLKITRSRLTYVVTRLEKDGVVRREDCQWDKRGSVAVLTDEGMTLLERTAPGHVETVRKAVFDHLSPEQIAQFEEICATIATAIQGGDPRTAPGSDDLPWRRRACPSGQQDEQRGSEPSGRAG, via the coding sequence ATGACGACCCGCTGGCTCACCCCCGACGAACAGCGTGCCTGGCGTGCCTACGTGGCCGCGAGTTCCCTCCTGGAGGACGCGCTCGATCGGCAGCTCCAGCAGGAGGCCGGCCTGCCGCACCTCTACTACTCCGTGCTGTCCGGTCTCTCCGAGGCGCCGGAGCGCCGGATGCGGATGACCGAGCTCGCCGAGCGTCTGAAGATCACGCGCAGTCGGCTGACGTACGTCGTGACCAGGCTGGAGAAGGACGGCGTGGTCCGGCGCGAGGACTGCCAGTGGGACAAGCGCGGCAGTGTCGCCGTGCTCACCGACGAGGGCATGACCCTGCTGGAGCGCACGGCGCCGGGGCACGTCGAGACGGTGCGCAAGGCCGTCTTCGACCACCTCAGTCCCGAGCAGATCGCTCAGTTCGAGGAGATCTGCGCGACCATCGCGACGGCGATCCAGGGCGGGGACCCCCGGACGGCCCCCGGCTCGGACGACCTTCCGTGGCGCCGCCGCGCGTGTCCGTCGGGCCAGCAGGACGAGCAGCGGGGATCCGAGCCGTCGGGACGAGCGGGATAG